A region from the Musa acuminata AAA Group cultivar baxijiao chromosome BXJ1-10, Cavendish_Baxijiao_AAA, whole genome shotgun sequence genome encodes:
- the LOC135581993 gene encoding dof zinc finger protein DOF5.3-like isoform X1 has translation MLDQIRYMLVLILFHACLSRFSCCTVSPSYAMASHQLEGLLSCPKNQQQQERKPRPHPEQALKCPRCASTNTKFCYYNNYSLSQPRYFCKGCRRYWTQGGSLRNVPVGGGCRKNKRSFSSSSSRKAQDQDLITATNSFNPLPSPTFIPPLSSDLTLAFAGLHKQPPNHGHSLLLGHPNNESLPAVTTNHGFLDILRSDSIDSINPSGLDNYLYYGFGVSGNVEVGGGANGEDDGFLSFHGGLGGATATAAASQGSCKDMDEGETKVLLGGDGNLAVDSGREWTAMGSSWHGLINSSLMSGAGIDVSSTLGDAHAFF, from the exons ATTTCATGCATGTCTTTCCCGGTTTAGCTGCTGCACAGTCTCACCGTCGTAT GCCATGGCTAGCCATCAGCTGGAAGGATTACTGTCATGCCCCAAGAACCAGCAGCAGCAGGAAAGGAAGCCAAGGCCTCACCCGGAACAGGCCCTCAAGTGCCCAAGGTGTGCctccaccaacaccaagttctgctactacaacaattACAGCCTCTCCCAGCCCAGATACTTCTGCAAGGGTTGCAGGAGGTACTGGACTCAAGGAGGCTCTCTCAGGAATGTCCCTGTGGGAGGTGGCTGCAGGAAGAACAAAAGAtcattctcttcctcctcttccagaAAGGCACAGGACCAAGATCTCATTACTGCCACCAACTCCTTCAATCCACTCCCCTCCCCTACCTTCATCCCTCCACTCTCCAGTGACCTCACCTTAGCCTTCGCTGGGCTCCACAAGCAACCACCCAACCATGGCCACAGCCTTCTCCTAGGGCATCCTAACAATGAGTCCCTCCCTGCTGTCACAACAAACCATGGCTTTCTTGACATTCTAAGGAGCGACTCCATTGACAGTATCAACCCAAGTGGCTTAGACAACTACCTCTACTATGGATTTGGTGTCAGCGGGAATGTGGAGGTGGGAGGTGGTGCCAATGGAGAAGATGATGGGTTTCTGTCCTTCCATGggggactgggtggtgcaacagcaacagcagcagccagCCAAGGTTCATGCAAGGACATGGATGAAGGGGAGACCAAAGTGTTGTTGGGTGGTGATGGGAACTTGGCTGTGGACTCTGGAAGAGAGTGGACTGCTATGGGTTCTTCCTGGCATGGACTCATCAACAGCTCCTTGATGTCAGGAGCAGGAATAGATGTGTCCTCTACCCTCGGAGATGCCCATGCCTTCTTCTAA
- the LOC135581993 gene encoding dof zinc finger protein DOF5.3-like isoform X2, whose translation METPNARNQAMASHQLEGLLSCPKNQQQQERKPRPHPEQALKCPRCASTNTKFCYYNNYSLSQPRYFCKGCRRYWTQGGSLRNVPVGGGCRKNKRSFSSSSSRKAQDQDLITATNSFNPLPSPTFIPPLSSDLTLAFAGLHKQPPNHGHSLLLGHPNNESLPAVTTNHGFLDILRSDSIDSINPSGLDNYLYYGFGVSGNVEVGGGANGEDDGFLSFHGGLGGATATAAASQGSCKDMDEGETKVLLGGDGNLAVDSGREWTAMGSSWHGLINSSLMSGAGIDVSSTLGDAHAFF comes from the coding sequence GCCATGGCTAGCCATCAGCTGGAAGGATTACTGTCATGCCCCAAGAACCAGCAGCAGCAGGAAAGGAAGCCAAGGCCTCACCCGGAACAGGCCCTCAAGTGCCCAAGGTGTGCctccaccaacaccaagttctgctactacaacaattACAGCCTCTCCCAGCCCAGATACTTCTGCAAGGGTTGCAGGAGGTACTGGACTCAAGGAGGCTCTCTCAGGAATGTCCCTGTGGGAGGTGGCTGCAGGAAGAACAAAAGAtcattctcttcctcctcttccagaAAGGCACAGGACCAAGATCTCATTACTGCCACCAACTCCTTCAATCCACTCCCCTCCCCTACCTTCATCCCTCCACTCTCCAGTGACCTCACCTTAGCCTTCGCTGGGCTCCACAAGCAACCACCCAACCATGGCCACAGCCTTCTCCTAGGGCATCCTAACAATGAGTCCCTCCCTGCTGTCACAACAAACCATGGCTTTCTTGACATTCTAAGGAGCGACTCCATTGACAGTATCAACCCAAGTGGCTTAGACAACTACCTCTACTATGGATTTGGTGTCAGCGGGAATGTGGAGGTGGGAGGTGGTGCCAATGGAGAAGATGATGGGTTTCTGTCCTTCCATGggggactgggtggtgcaacagcaacagcagcagccagCCAAGGTTCATGCAAGGACATGGATGAAGGGGAGACCAAAGTGTTGTTGGGTGGTGATGGGAACTTGGCTGTGGACTCTGGAAGAGAGTGGACTGCTATGGGTTCTTCCTGGCATGGACTCATCAACAGCTCCTTGATGTCAGGAGCAGGAATAGATGTGTCCTCTACCCTCGGAGATGCCCATGCCTTCTTCTAA
- the LOC135581993 gene encoding dof zinc finger protein DOF3.2-like isoform X3 produces MASHQLEGLLSCPKNQQQQERKPRPHPEQALKCPRCASTNTKFCYYNNYSLSQPRYFCKGCRRYWTQGGSLRNVPVGGGCRKNKRSFSSSSSRKAQDQDLITATNSFNPLPSPTFIPPLSSDLTLAFAGLHKQPPNHGHSLLLGHPNNESLPAVTTNHGFLDILRSDSIDSINPSGLDNYLYYGFGVSGNVEVGGGANGEDDGFLSFHGGLGGATATAAASQGSCKDMDEGETKVLLGGDGNLAVDSGREWTAMGSSWHGLINSSLMSGAGIDVSSTLGDAHAFF; encoded by the coding sequence ATGGCTAGCCATCAGCTGGAAGGATTACTGTCATGCCCCAAGAACCAGCAGCAGCAGGAAAGGAAGCCAAGGCCTCACCCGGAACAGGCCCTCAAGTGCCCAAGGTGTGCctccaccaacaccaagttctgctactacaacaattACAGCCTCTCCCAGCCCAGATACTTCTGCAAGGGTTGCAGGAGGTACTGGACTCAAGGAGGCTCTCTCAGGAATGTCCCTGTGGGAGGTGGCTGCAGGAAGAACAAAAGAtcattctcttcctcctcttccagaAAGGCACAGGACCAAGATCTCATTACTGCCACCAACTCCTTCAATCCACTCCCCTCCCCTACCTTCATCCCTCCACTCTCCAGTGACCTCACCTTAGCCTTCGCTGGGCTCCACAAGCAACCACCCAACCATGGCCACAGCCTTCTCCTAGGGCATCCTAACAATGAGTCCCTCCCTGCTGTCACAACAAACCATGGCTTTCTTGACATTCTAAGGAGCGACTCCATTGACAGTATCAACCCAAGTGGCTTAGACAACTACCTCTACTATGGATTTGGTGTCAGCGGGAATGTGGAGGTGGGAGGTGGTGCCAATGGAGAAGATGATGGGTTTCTGTCCTTCCATGggggactgggtggtgcaacagcaacagcagcagccagCCAAGGTTCATGCAAGGACATGGATGAAGGGGAGACCAAAGTGTTGTTGGGTGGTGATGGGAACTTGGCTGTGGACTCTGGAAGAGAGTGGACTGCTATGGGTTCTTCCTGGCATGGACTCATCAACAGCTCCTTGATGTCAGGAGCAGGAATAGATGTGTCCTCTACCCTCGGAGATGCCCATGCCTTCTTCTAA
- the LOC135595311 gene encoding probable sugar phosphate/phosphate translocator At3g11320, whose amino-acid sequence MSTKGNWSPPAVSGRLFTFGLVASWYSSNIGVLLLNKYLLSNYGFKYPIFLTMCHMAACSLLSYVAIAWLRVVPMQTVRSRLQFLKIATLSLVFCGSVVSGNVSLKYLPVSFNQAVGATTPFFTAVFAYLMTVKREAWITYITLIPVVTGVIIASGGEPSFHLFGFIMCVGATAARALKSVLQGILLSSEGEKLNSMNLLLYMAPIAVVLLLPATLVMEENVVGITMALAREDFKLIWYLLFNSTLAYFVNLTNFLVTKHTSALTLQVLGNAKGAVAVVVSILIFKNPVTVTGMLGYTVTVIGVILYSEAKKRSK is encoded by the exons ATGAGCACTAAGGGCAACTGGTCACCGCCGGCGGTGAGCGGGCGGTTGTTCACATTTGGGCTGGTGGCGTCGTGGTACTCCTCCAATATTGGGGTGCTTCTGCTCAACAAGTACCTCCTCAGCAACTACGGATTCAAGTACCCGATCTTCCTCACCATGTGCCACATGGCAGCGTGCTCGCTGCTTAGCTACGTGGCCATCGCCTGGCTGAGGGTGGTGCCGATGCAGACCGTGCGGTCGCGGCTGCAGTTCTTGAAGATCGCCACGCTCAGCCTCGTCTTCTGCGGCTCGGTGGTCAGCGGGAACGTCTCGCTCAAGTACCTGCCGGTTTCGTTCAATCAGGCAGTTGGGGCGACCACGCCCTTCTTCACCGCGGTGTTCGCGTATCTCATGACCGTCAAGCGGGAGGCCTGGATCACTTATATCACCCTCATCCCTGTTGTCACCGGCGTCATCATCGCCAGCGGG GGGGAGCCTAGTTTCCATCTATTTGGTTTTATCATGTGTGTTGGAGCAACCGCTGCACGGGCACTGAAGTCGGTACTGCAAGGGATATTGTTGTCTTCTGAGGG GGAAAAGCTGAATTCAATGAATCTACTTCTCTACATGGCTCCGATAGCAGTTGTTTTATTGCTTCCTGCGACATTAGTTATGGAGGAAAATGTGGTTGGCATTACAATGGCACTTGCCAGAGAAGATTTTAAACTTATATGGTACCTATTGTTTAATTCAACTCTTGCATATTTTGTGAACTTGACGAACTTTTTGGTGACCAAGCATACGAGCGCCTTGACACTCCAG GTTCTTGGAAATGCCAAAGGTGCTGTTGCTGTTGTCGTCTCAATCTTAATATTCAAGAATCCTGTGACAGTGACTGGGATGCTCGGCTACACTGTTACAGTAATTGGAGTTATTCTTTACAGTGAAGCAAAGAAACGGAGCAAGTGA